In the Nitrospirota bacterium genome, CTGGGGGTTCGAGTCCCTCCTGGCCTGCCATTATCCCTAAACGACGCTGAAAGAGGTCTGTCGATGTTCAAGAAGATCGCTGATTTTTTCCAGGAAGTGAAATTGGAGCTCAAAAAGGTCGTGTTTCCCACGCGGAAAGAGGTCATGGGCTCTACCTGGGTAGTGATTGTCACGGTGCTCATTTCCGC is a window encoding:
- the secE gene encoding preprotein translocase subunit SecE, which codes for MFKKIADFFQEVKLELKKVVFPTRKEVMGSTWVVIVTVLISAVFLWVADLVAGNLITRVVMR